In Sphaeramia orbicularis chromosome 5, fSphaOr1.1, whole genome shotgun sequence, a genomic segment contains:
- the psma5 gene encoding proteasome subunit alpha type-5 encodes MFLTRSEYDRGVNTFSPEGRLFQVEYAIEAIKLGSTAIGIQTSEGVCLAVEKRITSPLMEPNSIEKIVEIDSHIGCAMSGLIADAKTLIDKARVETQNHWFTYNETMTVESVTQAVSNLALQFGEEDADPGAMSRPFGVALLFGGVDEKGPQLYHMDPSGTFVQCDARAIGSASEGAQSSLQEVYHKSMTLKDAIKSSLTILKQVMEEKLNATNIELATVEPGKTFHMYSKEELEDVIKDI; translated from the exons ATGTTTTTGACAAGATCGGAATATGACAG AGGAGTGAACACTTTCTCACCTGAAGGAAGATTGTTCCAGGTTGAATATGCCATAGAGGCCATTAAA TTGGGCTCCACAGCCATCGGTATCCAGACTTCCGAAGGTGTGTGTTTGGCTGTGGAGAAGAGGATCACCTCTCCCCTCATGGAGCCCAACAGCATTGAGAAAATTGTGGAGATAGACAGTCACATTG GTTGTGCCATGAGTGGCTTAATAGCTGACGCCAAGACTCTGATTGACAAAGCGAGAGTGGAGACACAA AACCACTGGTTCACTTACAATGAGACAATGACAGTAGAGAGCGTAACTCAGGCAGTTTCCAACTTGGCACTGCAGTTTGGAGAGGAGGACGCAGACCCTGGTGCCATG AGTCGACCATTCGGTGTTGCACTTCTTTTTGGAGGAGTAGATGAGAAAGGACCTCAGCT GTACCATATGGATCCATCAGGAACCTTTGTGCAGTGTGATGCTCGGGCCATCGGCTCGGCATCTGAGGGAGCTCAAAGTTCCCTGCAAGAAGTCTACCACAAG TCGATGACATTAAAGGATGCCATCAAGTCGTCTCTCACCATTCTGAAGCAGGTGATGGAAGAGAAGCTCAATGCCACGAATATAGAG CTGGCAACAGTAGAGCCTGGGAAGACCTTCCACATGTATTCCAAAGAGGAGCTGGAGGATGTGATCAAAGACATCTAG